From Mycosarcoma maydis chromosome 16, whole genome shotgun sequence, a single genomic window includes:
- a CDS encoding uncharacterized protein (related to SEC31 - component of the COPII coat of ER-golgi vesicles) yields the protein MKAYINRTATFAWSPATYESDSPLIATGTVAGALDESFSNESLLELWKPFYAASADANIDADAKPLASISTSARFNRLAWGYANPSRPKGLLAAGLENGELGIWDADKVLAAAAESDAQVIKNTTHTGPVRGLDFNPLQPNLLSSGAVAGEIFIWDLNSPAKPYSPGARSSKLDEITSLAWNCQVPHVLATSSSSGYTVVWDLRGKREVVALQYGGGAGTAVGSLGINAGSALAAGGRRGMSAVAWHPDTPTRLVTASEDDSSPVIMLWDLRNSRAPEKIMTGHDKGILSLSWCKQDADLLLSCGKDNRSICWNPQTCDIVGELPSSSNWSFEVQWSPRNPGMLATASFDGKIGVHSLQSTNAPEPDAPATQQLNEDSDFFNQATAPQTTSKGLSLKQPPKWLRRPVSAVFGFGGQLVSSGGPSSKPFTPTVHLRDFVSEPSIVERATKLQHALDGQSLAEFCAQRSQDPSTRPDDIANWKALQTLFRADSRDELVALLGFSKEDIAQKVSQSIAAFKTNGTAAVEPEVTPVTNPIDEPELTKPVTSADDGADAVEAANEIVEPAAIATEPAPEVEANDIDEPGLFGDDAAGAANNDASDFFNQISAGQTPAVRSALPSHLLSESQPHIHSSAATIGSPAPSSVASESIRPSTFKIYPSEESEADKLITRALVLGEFESAVSLCINSDRFADAFLLAVRGGEELLAKTQKAYFEKRTAQLPYLRLFQSIVSDDLTDVVQNADLGEWQEIFVVLCTFSKQDEFSNLTEQLGQRLEFQYSLARNSDITQAKEHRKNAVLCYLAAGKLEKVAGMWIDEMKEEELALRSNTKNADESHKGTLYSARAEALQTFMEKITVFQSAVGYVDVDLQQPTQDSIVAETGARSYKLAPLYDRIHEYVELLADQGLISPALRFANQTPADYRPHGPADQSATATALKQRLLKAEIARPKTDTAASSSTNNVVAAASASASSYAAAPASNGYAPYDPYGQSTSSSVPTVPSVPAVPAVNTYQDPYAAAAPSPSVAAPQPPTQSRYAPAVPAPVPTAMQPEPVQTNAYGAYGAQSYQSAYQPAQPMIPAAPAFGASSYGQQQHQQQLPPPPPLKRDQSGWNDVPEGLAAPKRTPSAMSQHKSANAITSPFPNAPAQAPSPYGGAPGAPPTGPPRGATPSRGMMSPPPQGPPSGPGLAQQRVGPPGVRPPPMGPAQGQPRPGQQQPGPPSQAAPSAGPYARPPAGPGAPSANGMQQQQQPGAPPVGPGAGALRPPGQALPGAPGLAGPPGVPQRSATPGGGAGAPSRSATPGARGASQMKYPPGDRSHIPENQRPIQHALQREVARLKATAPPAQKRMIDDTERRINLLLDHLNCGTIDAKTVGGLMQIVAAIEARNKQAALNIHLQLVTSSSGDVAAGLVGVKMIISRL from the coding sequence CACATACCGGCCCCGTTCGAGGTCTCGACTTTAATCCCCTTCAGCCTAACCTGCTCTCCAGCGGTGCTGTGGCCGGCGAAATTTTCATCTGGGATCTCAACTCGCCTGCCAAGCCCTACTCGCCCGGAGCACGCTCTTcaaagctcgacgagatcacCTCATTGGCTTGGAATTGCCAAGTGCCTCACGTACTCgccacctcttccagcaGCGGATACACCGTCGTCTGGGATCTCAGGGGCAAGCGAGAGGTCGTTGCTCTTCAATACGGTGGCGGGGCTGGTACTGCAGTTGGCTCTTTGGGCATCAACGCTGGATccgctctcgctgctggaGGTCGGCGCGGTATGAGTGCTGTCGCTTGGCACCCAGACACTCCTacacgactcgtcaccGCTAGCGAAGACGACTCGAGCCCCGTCATCATGCTTTGGGATCTCAGAAACTCACGCGCTCCCGAAAAGATCATGACCGGCCACGACAAGGGCATTCTCTCCCTCTCCTGGTGCAAGCAGGACGCCGATCTCCTCCTCTCGTGTGGTAAAGACAATCGCTCCATCTGCTGGAACCCGCAGACGTGCGATATCGTCGGCGAGCTCCCATCCAGCTCCAATTGGTCTTTCGAAGTTCAGTGGTCGCCTCGCAACCCAGGCATGCTCGCCACCGCCAGCTTCGATGGAAAGATTGGCGTTCACTCACTTCAAAGCACCAACGCTCCTGAACCAGACGCTCCTGccacgcagcagctcaacgaggATTCCGACTTTTTCAATCAGGCCACCGCTCCACAGACCACCTCCAAGGGTCTCTCCCTCAAGCAACCCCCCAAGTGGCTCCGTCGGCCTGTATCCGCCGTCTTCGGATTCGGTGGTCAGCTCGTCTCCAGCGGTGGTCCCTCCTCAAAACCCTTTACTCCGACCGTCCATCTCCGTGACTTTGTCTCCGAACCTTCCATCGTTGAGAGGGCCACCAAGTTGCAGCACGCTCTCGACGGTCAGAGTCTCGCCGAATTCTGTGCCCAACGCAGTCAGGATCCCTCCACCCGTCCCGACGACATTGCAAACTGGAAGGCGCTCCAGACCCTGTTCCGCGCCGATTCCcgcgacgagcttgtcgccTTGCTTGGTTTCTCCAAGGAGGATATTGCTCAAAAGGTGTCTCAGTCCATCGCAGCTTTCAAGACAAACGGTACCGCAGCCGTCGAACCCGAGGTTACCCCCGTCACCAACCccatcgacgagccagaGTTAACCAAGCCGGTGACATCCGCAGATGAcggtgctgatgctgtAGAAGCGGCCAACGAGATCGTCGAACCAGCTGCCATTGCCACAGAGCCAGCCCCCGAGGTCGAAGCAAACGACATTGACGAACCTGGTCTTTTTGGCGATGACGCTGCAGGCGCGGCCAACAACGATGCCTCAGACTTCTTCAACCAGATCTCGGCAGGCCAGACCCCGGCCGTCCGATCTGCTTTGCCCAGCCACCTTCTCTCCGAGTCTCAGCCGCACATTCACTCATCTGCGGCTACCATTGGCTCGCCAGCTCCCTCGTCGGTTGCCAGCGAGAGCATTCGCCCTTCCACCTTCAAGATCTATCCCTCTGAAGAGTCCGAGGCTGATAAGCTCATCACCCGCGCCCTCGTGCTCGGCGAATTCGAAAGTGCCGTCTCGCTCTGCATCAACAGCGACCGCTTCGCCGATGCTTTCCTCCTCGCCGTCCGCGGTGGAGAGGAGCTCCTCGCCAAAACGCAAAAGGCCTACTTTGAGAAGCGCACAGCACAGCTTCCGTACCTCCGTCTCTTCCAGAGTATCGTCTCGGACGACCTCACTGACGTCGTGCAGAACGCCGACCTTGGCGAGTGGCAAGAGATCTTTGTCGTCCTCTGCACTTTTTCCAAGCAGGACGAGTTCAGCAACTTGACCGAACAGCTTGGACAGCGTCTCGAATTCCAGTACTCGCTTGCACGCAATTCAGACATCACCCAGGCTAAAGAGCACCGCAAGAATGCCGTCCTCTGCTACCTCGCTGCAGGCAAATTAGAAAAGGTCGCTGGCATgtggatcgacgagatgaaggAGGAAGAACTTGCGCTCCGATCCAACACCAAGAACGCCGATGAATCTCACAAAGGCACCCTCTACTCTGCCCGCGCCGAGGCTCTCCAGACGTTCATGGAAAAGATCACTGTTTTCCAGAGCGCAGTCGGCTACGTCGATGTTGACCTCCAGCAGCCTACTCAGGACTCGATCGTCGCAGAGACCGGCGCTCGCTCGTACAAGCTTGCCCCGCTCTACGACCGTATCCACGAGtacgtcgagctgcttgccgaTCAGGGTCTCATCTCTCCCGCTTTGAGGTTTGCCAACCAGACGCCTGCCGACTACCGACCCCATGGCCCTGCCGATCAGAgcgccactgccactgctcTCAAGCAGCGCTTGCTCAAGGCAGAGATCGCACGTCCCAAGACTGATACTgctgcctcttcttcgaccAACAATGTtgttgccgctgcttccgcttccgcctcttcgtacgctgctgcgcccGCTTCAAATGGTTACGCTCCTTACGATCCTTATGGCCAATCGACCTCCTCGAGCGTCCCAACCGTTCCATCCGTGCCCGCCGTGCCTGCAGTCAACACGTACCAGGATCCGtacgcagcagctgctccaaGTCCTTCCGTCGCTGCTCCTCAGCCTCCTACTCAGTCGCGATACGCACCGGCGGTGCCCGCGCCCGTACCCACTGCAATGCAGCCAGAGCCGGTGCAGACCAATGCCTACGGCGCTTACGGTGCTCAGAGCTACCAGTCTGCGTATCAGCCAGCCCAGCCTATGATCCCAGCCGCGCCCGCCTTCGGCGCCTCGTCCTACgggcaacagcagcaccaacagcaacttcctccgccaccaccgcttAAGCGTGACCAATCGGGATGGAATGATGTTCCGGAAGGCCTCGCAGCTCCCAAGCGTACTCCCAGCGCCATGTCGCAGCACAAATCTGCCAATGCCATCACCTCGCCCTTCCCCAACGCTCCCGCCCAGGCTCCCTCGCCCTACGGTGGCGCCCCAGGGGCGCCTCCTACCGGACCCCCTCGTGGTGCTACGCCTTCGCGAGGCATGATGAGTCCTCCTCCTCAGGGTCCGCCCTCGGGACCAGgtcttgctcagcagcgtGTGGGGCCACCTGGCGTTCGACCACCTCCTATGGGCCCCGCGCAGGGCCAGCCGCGTCCCGGTCAGCAACAGCCTGGCCCACCTAGCCAGGCAGCTCCTTCCGCCGGCCCATATGCCCGACCACCCGCGGGTCCCGGCGCTCCCTCCGCCAACGGtatgcagcagcagcagcagccaggCGCGCCGCCAGTAGGTCCTGGTGCTGGCGCTCTTCGACCTCCCGGTCAGGCGCTACCCGGTGCACCTGGTCTCGCTGGCCCGCCAGGTGTGCCTCAACGCTCGGCGACACCAGGCGGCGGGGCAGGCGCGCCTTCTCGCAGCGCCACTCCTGGAGCCCGAGGCGCTTCGCAGATGAAATACCCGCCCGGTGACCGATCGCACATTCCCGAGAACCAGCGACCGATTCAGCATGCTCTGCAGCGCGAAGTGGCGCGACTCAAAGCCACTGCACCCCCGGCTCAAAAGAGGATGATCGACGATACCGAGCGCCGCATCAacctgctgctcgaccacCTCAACTGCGGCACCATCGACGCCAAGACCGTTGGCGGTCTCATGCAGATCGTCGCCGCCATCGAAGCGAGAAACAAGCAGGCAGCGCTCAACATCCACCTCCAGCTCGTCACTAGCAGCTCAGGCGACGTCGCTGCCGGTCTTGTTGGTGTCAAGATGATCATCTCGCGTCTGTGA